agtcacaaacaaacaaacaaactagagaCCCGTTAACAAGCACACTCCAACAGAAACCCACATGgacaaacaattacaaaaacaaacaaacaaacaattacaaaGATCTTCCTATCCACAgagattacaaaaaacaaaaaacgacaacaacagagAGGTCTTTActatcaagagagaaagagagcaccaTGTCCTTCAGTCACTTGGCCTCGTCAGCCGCAGCATCAGCATCCACAGCTCCGTCAGCACCGTCGGCCGTTTGGAAAGTTGAACCGCGAGAGGAATTcgagccagtgccagtgccatcgCCCTCCAGCAGTGCCACAACTCGACCGtgaaagaggatggaaggagaataaGTTTGTGatttggaaaagaaagaagaagaagaaaaaaaaaatagaataagatttggaagaaagtgaagaataagaatgagacttcgaagacgaagaggatgaatgaaaataaaatttggaaggaagggtggaaggaacacaagaattggaagaggaggtgaaagaagataaagaaaaagacttggaataggaggaagaagaagaggtggtggagaaggacgTGGAGGAAtaataggatgaggaggatgactgTGCTACAACTGTTTAGCAAGATGAACTTTCCGCACatgatacatatagacatgcatatatgtacatgtatatttaggtatatataaacatgcatgtatatatgtacacacacacacacacacacacacacacacacacacacacacacacacatacgcacacaggtacacatacacatatgcacacacacacacacacacacacacacaaacacacacacacatatatatgcatatgcgtgcgtgtgttctgtgtgcgtatttatatgtatatatgtatagttttgtgtgtatatgttttcatgtatattgatatgtgtatatatacatatatattatctacacacacacatatatacatttaaacataatatgtatatttatatacatgccggGTGCGCGATTGCTACTAActacaaaatatatacagaaaggtatatatacacaaatgtttaagtgtgtctgtatgcataacatagatatatagatagatatagatagaaagatattgttctgtttgtgtatgtatatctatatgaagtatacatattcataatatatgtatacatgtatgtatgagcaaAAATTAAAACACAGAACGCACACTCGCACTcgtatatatgtgcgagtgtgcgtaTACGAGCAAAAATGCTATTACAGCAATGTGCGTAcacagaacacacgcacacatacacatatgtttttgtgtatatgtgtgtttgtgcctgtatttgtgtgtttgtgtatacatatatacatgcatgtttgtatatacctatatatactttatatatgcatgtatatatttatcatgtgCGGAAAGTTCCTCTTGCTAAACGCAtggtcatcctcctcatcctattatatatatgtatacatgtatatatacacatataaatatcgcaaacacagacacaatcatatatatatatataaataggaacaagtatataatatatatatatatatatatatatatatatatatatatatatatatgtgcatatcttcaCATGCATAACGAGATCAGTAAAGGGTTAATGACTAAGATATCAGACATTTCCTGGAGGCGGGTCCTTCATCCCATATGGGCGTGTTCATTTACATAGAGCCAGTCCCTATTTTCGTAATGTACCCTATGATCGGCGTTCTGTCAAGGTCTTGCGTGGGAACAGGTATAAAAGGAGCCGGACGCATTGCCTGAGTCACATCGCCCTGTTCCGTCTCACCAATCCTGCAGAGATGAAGTACTTGGTGGGTAAAACTTCAGCGCGTTTACTATTCTATGAACAGGATTAAGAGTGCTTATTTTGAATCTAAAATACGTGTTTAACTTTGTGTACCTTCAGGTGTTTGTGCTCCTGGTGGCTGCCGCTTGCGCTTCTGAGGTGGAGAAGCGAGAGGCGGAGCCAAGTCGTGCCTACAACTATGGCTACGGTCTCCACCACCACGCCTACTACCCACGCCCCTACTACAACCCCTATCACCACTCCTACAGTCACCTCCACAAAAGGTCCGCTGAGCCTGAGGCCGAAGCTGAGCCCTCTTACGGCTCCGTTCACTACCGAAGCTACTACCGCCCCTATTCCTACGGATACCAACCACACCACTACACTCCCtacgtccaccaccaccacaagaggTCCGCTGACCCCGTTGCTGAGGCTGAAGCCAGCTACGGCTACAGGTCGTACCAACCCGTGTACCCTCGTTACTACCACTCCTACCACCCACACTCCTACCACTACTCCCCTTATACCCACAGCCACCACAAGAGATCTGCCGAGCCAGAAGCTGATCCTGGCTTCAGCTATGCCCACCACCACCAATCTACATACCATCCCTACCATGGAGCTCACTATGGTTACGGTTACTACATTAACCATCACTAAGGCACTGGAGTTTATATGACCTGAATTAAtcgaaaataattttcttttgaggagtaaaagcagaaataaaacatcCTAAATGATTCCTGTTTGTGATTTAAGAATCCCTTTGAGAACATTTAAGAGAAACAGATTAATGCACaagacatctacatctacacgaCCAAATCACGTCAGTAACAGAACGAGGACAACAGGCATGGAGGAATTCGAGCAGTGCCAATGCCATCGTCTTTAATGCCACAAATGGACCGTGGAGGAGGATAGTaatcggagggggaggggaagaaatgggagagggggctggggatggagaggggtatgggggaagatggggagcatagagaagggtggggaatggggaatgagaaagaagaggaagtggaatatgagggaggtaggggaaggaaaaggaaaaagcaagcatagaaggtagaagaagaagggaatgtatcacagggaggagggaagaagagcgaAAAAAGAATAAGGTAAAGGatactaaacaaataaaaagagggagaagaaaaagagaagagacagaggaagacgaaaatgaaagagaacaaGTAGAACAAGGAGGTGAAGATTTTCAGGCAGTTGCAGGAAATTCatcaattaatattatcagtctGTAAATTATCTATAATAGTACCTATTttaatatgcttatttatattccCGGTTTCATTCTTGATAGGAACTTACGTGTCATttttaggaataatgataataggatttggataaggaaaacaatatttggaagaggaggaagaggaggagaatgaaaaataagtaTAAGATTTGGGAAAGGaggtagaataagaataatagtaagatttggaagaggaggatgaggagggataataaaaataagacttggaaaaggggaggaataataataataataaaaacaatgaagaagaggaggagaaagaagaataaaagagattttgaagaggaggaggaagaagaataagataatatgtggaagaggagaaaacaaagaaaaaataggaagagcaggaggagaattggaagaggaggaagaaaaataaggaggaaaaagaagagctgGAAAAAGAGAAGAACTGGAATTAGAGGGaggattggaagaggaggaataggaaaaaaagaagaaaaagaactggtagaggaggaatagaagaggtgaaaggagaagaagaatgggaagaggaggatgaagaagaaaagtgaaagaggaggaggagtaagaaggaaaatACATTTGAAGagacacacacgtttgtgtatatatacacacattaaatatgcatatctgaaaggagaagaagaatgggaagaggaggatgaagaagaaaagtgaaagaggaggaggagtaagaaggaaaatggaagaggaggaggaagataaacgaAAGAGGAGGACGTGGAAAAAGAAGAgctggaagaggcggaggaagaaaaggatagggagaggtggaaaaagatgaaagactggcagaagaggaagaggaataggaactGGAAGatggggagacggaagaggaggaaaacataattggaggaggggaagactaaggcgaggaggatgaagacaagggagaaaaggaggacgaggaggaatattaggaggaagaggagttacaTGCCACGGTTTTTCAACAAGAGGAACTATCTGCGCATGatgatacacacgtacatgcatatatccattatgcacacacacacatatatatacatacatgtatattcatagataggtatatatgtctatgactgtgcgtgtgtatgtatatttacaaatgtgtgtgttctCTGTGCGTACGTTCCTGTATTAAAATTTTGctcatgcacatataaatatatgtttaatgtacatatgaatacgtaagcacacacacacaaatattaatatctgcgtatgtgtttgtgaatttatGTGCGCACGTTATTgtttgcacacatgtatatacgaacacacacacacacacagattcatacacacgcacacgatatatacatacatatat
Above is a window of Penaeus chinensis breed Huanghai No. 1 chromosome 26, ASM1920278v2, whole genome shotgun sequence DNA encoding:
- the LOC125039221 gene encoding histidine-rich glycoprotein-like — encoded protein: MKYLVFVLLVAAACASEVEKREAEPSRAYNYGYGLHHHAYYPRPYYNPYHHSYSHLHKRSAEPEAEAEPSYGSVHYRSYYRPYSYGYQPHHYTPYVHHHHKRSADPVAEAEASYGYRSYQPVYPRYYHSYHPHSYHYSPYTHSHHKRSAEPEADPGFSYAHHHQSTYHPYHGAHYGYGYYINHH